In Agromyces sp. G08B096, a genomic segment contains:
- a CDS encoding HAD family hydrolase: protein MTGARPLPSWSDGPTRDAILAFVESVSSGPDALPEAERVAVFDNDGTLWTEKPMPVQLHFIVEGWKRQASADPSLADRQPYRAAVSGDLAWLGGALDRHYAGDDTDLKQMIGAILGSTAHESVERYAEQVAAFYREARHPVLHRPYREAIYQPMLELLRHLEQHGFTTYLVSGGDRDFMRPMSAEYYGIPVERVIGSAVGLEYDEASNEVRYGTAFDFMDDGPEKPIRIWTAIGRRPILAAGNSNGDVPMLTYVGGAPRSLSLLVHHDDDTGRGDQPYDAGAEQALAAASEHGFTVVSVRRDWATVFPADAERDASG from the coding sequence GTGACCGGAGCCCGCCCGCTTCCGTCGTGGTCCGACGGGCCGACCCGCGACGCGATCCTCGCGTTCGTGGAGTCGGTCTCGTCGGGCCCCGACGCGCTGCCCGAGGCCGAGCGCGTCGCCGTCTTCGACAACGACGGCACACTGTGGACCGAGAAGCCCATGCCGGTGCAGCTGCACTTCATCGTCGAGGGCTGGAAGCGCCAGGCCTCCGCCGACCCATCGCTCGCCGACCGCCAGCCGTACCGCGCGGCCGTCAGCGGGGACCTGGCCTGGCTCGGCGGCGCCCTCGATCGCCACTACGCGGGCGACGACACCGACCTGAAGCAGATGATCGGCGCGATCCTCGGGTCGACGGCGCACGAATCGGTCGAGCGGTACGCGGAGCAGGTCGCCGCCTTCTACCGTGAGGCGAGGCATCCCGTGCTGCACCGGCCGTACCGCGAGGCGATCTACCAGCCGATGCTCGAACTGCTGCGGCACCTCGAGCAGCACGGCTTCACGACCTACCTCGTCTCGGGCGGCGACCGCGACTTCATGCGGCCGATGAGCGCCGAGTACTACGGCATCCCCGTCGAACGGGTCATCGGGTCGGCGGTCGGCCTCGAGTACGACGAGGCCTCGAACGAGGTGCGCTACGGCACCGCCTTCGACTTCATGGACGACGGCCCCGAGAAGCCGATCCGCATCTGGACCGCCATCGGCCGGCGCCCGATCCTCGCGGCCGGGAACTCCAACGGCGACGTGCCGATGCTCACGTACGTCGGCGGAGCGCCCCGATCGCTCAGCCTCCTCGTCCACCACGACGACGACACCGGCCGCGGCGATCAGCCCTACGACGCCGGCGCGGAGCAGGCGCTCGCCGCGGCATCCGAGCACGGGTTCACGGTCGTGAGCGTCCGCCGCGACTGGGCGACCGTCTTCCCGGCCGACGCCGAGCGGGATGCCTCGGGCTGA
- the ccsB gene encoding c-type cytochrome biogenesis protein CcsB translates to MTFTLDEISVLCLYSALAVYAIAFIAYSIDLARRGAAATKAADASAGQPAAVEAAVVGAGVSAGAATYGPRGAASTGTGATPSGVSAADGAADGEPGRSRSRWQKATDAGASVDYGRSPSLRVAVAMTVLAWALHLAATVLRGFAAGRVPWANMYEFAMTGTLVVTTVFLVVLLVAKQDLRFLGTFVTGLVLVLLGVAAVNFRVEVAPLPPALQSVWLVIHVFVATASVGFFALGFALSVVQLMQARREALVASAAAVKQSFLATLPDSTSLENLAYRVNIIGFILWTFTLMAGAIWAEKAWGRYWGWDTKEVWTFIIWVVYAGYIHARATRGWRGSRSAWLAIIGFSTVLFNFTVVNLFFKGLHAYSGL, encoded by the coding sequence GTGACGTTCACGCTCGACGAGATCTCGGTCCTCTGCCTCTACTCGGCGCTGGCCGTGTACGCGATCGCGTTCATCGCGTACTCGATCGACCTCGCGCGCCGCGGCGCGGCGGCGACGAAGGCGGCGGATGCCTCGGCCGGGCAGCCCGCTGCGGTCGAGGCCGCGGTGGTCGGCGCCGGGGTGTCGGCGGGCGCGGCCACGTATGGCCCGCGAGGCGCGGCGTCGACGGGCACCGGTGCGACTCCGTCCGGCGTGTCAGCGGCTGACGGCGCGGCGGACGGCGAGCCCGGCCGGTCCCGCTCCCGGTGGCAGAAGGCGACCGACGCCGGGGCATCCGTCGACTACGGCCGTTCGCCCTCGCTCCGCGTCGCCGTCGCGATGACGGTGCTGGCGTGGGCGCTGCACCTCGCGGCCACCGTGCTCCGCGGCTTCGCCGCCGGCCGCGTGCCGTGGGCGAACATGTACGAGTTCGCGATGACGGGCACGCTCGTCGTCACGACCGTCTTCCTCGTCGTGCTGCTCGTGGCCAAGCAGGACCTCCGCTTCCTCGGCACGTTCGTCACCGGACTCGTGCTCGTGCTGCTCGGGGTGGCCGCGGTGAACTTCCGCGTCGAGGTCGCCCCGCTGCCGCCGGCGCTGCAGTCGGTGTGGCTCGTGATCCACGTCTTCGTGGCCACCGCCTCCGTCGGCTTCTTCGCCCTCGGCTTCGCGCTCTCGGTCGTGCAGCTCATGCAGGCCCGCCGTGAGGCGCTCGTCGCGAGCGCTGCGGCCGTGAAGCAGTCGTTCCTCGCCACCCTGCCCGACTCGACCTCGCTCGAGAACCTCGCGTACCGGGTGAACATCATCGGGTTCATCCTCTGGACGTTCACCCTCATGGCGGGCGCGATCTGGGCCGAGAAGGCCTGGGGCCGGTACTGGGGCTGGGACACCAAGGAGGTGTGGACCTTCATCATCTGGGTGGTCTACGCCGGGTACATCCACGCCCGCGCGACGCGGGGCTGGCGCGGCTCCCGGTCGGCGTGGCTCGCGATCATCGGCTTCTCGACGGTGCTGTTCAACTTCACCGTGGTGAACCTCTTCTTCAAGGGCCTCCACGCGTATTCGGGGCTGTAA
- a CDS encoding DUF559 domain-containing protein, protein MRPPTPLPAELSTRAFAVGEALRAGAKEGRLRGRDLARPFHGVRMPAQEPPTFLERCQAKLVTMRPGDVFSHATAAALHGIVLPRRVREAIVEEIDVAGFAPRAIPRGRGVRGHRLASGGTEVGLLAGLPIVSPEDAWCQLATLVTVRELVVAGDSLLRRHAPRSSLDALGRALRRHAGRRGHRALAAAFPLLRANTDSPQETLLRLDLRDAGLPEPRVNYAVTDASGRLIAIADLAYPEYRVMPEYDGDQHRTDDRQYARDIHRHDELAAEGWRAIRFTKRHRGAARVARIEEVRLALRERGWTGSIGT, encoded by the coding sequence GTGCGCCCACCCACTCCGCTACCGGCAGAGCTCAGCACTCGGGCGTTCGCCGTGGGCGAGGCGCTCCGGGCGGGGGCGAAGGAGGGGAGGCTGCGAGGACGCGATCTCGCGCGTCCGTTCCACGGGGTGCGGATGCCCGCCCAGGAGCCGCCGACCTTCCTCGAGCGGTGCCAGGCGAAACTCGTCACGATGCGGCCGGGCGATGTGTTCAGTCATGCGACGGCCGCGGCGCTCCATGGAATCGTCCTGCCGCGGCGCGTGCGGGAAGCGATCGTCGAAGAGATCGACGTCGCCGGCTTCGCGCCTCGGGCGATTCCACGCGGTCGAGGAGTCCGTGGTCACCGGCTCGCGAGCGGCGGCACGGAGGTCGGGCTGCTCGCAGGCCTGCCCATCGTTTCGCCCGAGGATGCGTGGTGTCAGCTCGCGACCCTCGTCACCGTGCGGGAGCTGGTCGTGGCGGGAGACTCTCTGCTGCGTCGGCACGCGCCTCGTTCAAGCCTCGATGCTCTCGGGCGTGCGCTCCGTCGCCATGCCGGTCGCCGCGGACATCGCGCGCTCGCCGCCGCGTTCCCGCTACTGCGGGCGAACACCGATTCACCCCAGGAGACGCTCCTCCGTCTCGACCTTCGCGACGCCGGCCTGCCGGAACCACGAGTCAATTACGCGGTGACGGATGCCTCGGGCCGGTTGATCGCGATCGCCGATCTCGCCTACCCCGAGTACCGCGTGATGCCGGAGTACGACGGTGATCAACACCGCACCGACGATCGGCAGTACGCCAGGGACATCCATCGTCATGACGAGCTCGCGGCCGAGGGCTGGCGCGCGATCCGCTTCACGAAGCGCCATCGCGGTGCGGCGCGTGTCGCTCGCATCGAGGAGGTGCGCCTGGCGCTGCGCGAGCGTGGCTGGACGGGCTCGATCGGCACGTGA
- a CDS encoding cytochrome c biogenesis protein CcdA: MGPGDLVFSGQLVVAIPIALAAGLISFLSPCVLPLVPGYLGYLGGFTDASAEASVERRNRRRLLLGVALFVAGFTAVFLVYAVLAGAAGAWLRAWQDPITRVLGVVLIVMGLVFVGQFTFLQRQLKPSWRPATGLAGAPLLGIVFGLGWTPCIGPALAAVLSLSLNAESAWRGAVLGLAYCIGLGIPFLLVAFGFGWVTGSMAFLRRHIRTINLIGGGLLIVIGIVMVSGLWTAWMTQLQGVMSGIDLVL; the protein is encoded by the coding sequence GTGGGACCGGGCGATCTCGTCTTCAGCGGTCAGCTCGTCGTGGCGATCCCGATCGCGCTCGCCGCGGGGCTGATCTCCTTCCTGTCGCCCTGCGTGCTGCCACTCGTGCCCGGATACCTCGGCTACCTCGGCGGATTCACGGATGCTTCGGCCGAGGCATCCGTCGAGCGTCGCAACCGGCGCCGGCTGCTGCTCGGCGTCGCGCTGTTCGTGGCGGGCTTCACCGCCGTGTTCCTCGTCTACGCGGTGCTCGCGGGCGCCGCCGGCGCGTGGCTGCGCGCCTGGCAGGATCCGATCACCCGGGTCCTCGGCGTGGTGCTCATCGTCATGGGCCTCGTGTTCGTCGGGCAGTTCACCTTCCTCCAGCGGCAGCTGAAGCCGAGCTGGCGCCCGGCGACGGGGCTCGCGGGCGCGCCGCTGCTCGGCATCGTCTTCGGCCTCGGCTGGACGCCGTGCATCGGCCCGGCGCTTGCCGCGGTGCTGAGCCTCAGCCTGAACGCGGAGTCGGCGTGGCGCGGCGCCGTGCTGGGGCTCGCGTACTGCATCGGGCTCGGCATCCCGTTCCTGCTCGTCGCGTTCGGATTCGGCTGGGTGACCGGCTCGATGGCGTTCCTGCGCCGGCACATCCGCACCATCAACCTCATCGGCGGGGGCCTGCTCATCGTCATCGGCATCGTCATGGTGTCGGGGCTGTGGACCGCGTGGATGACCCAGCTGCAAGGGGTGATGAGTGGCATCGACCTCGTCCTCTGA
- a CDS encoding formylglycine-generating enzyme family protein → MVRVPAGRFRMGSAEFYADETPVHEREVAAFEIDIHPVTTRQFAAFVEDTGYVTVAERPLDPAEFPGADPADLVPGGLVFTPTPGPVDLRDWRQWWRWGAGASWRRPFGADGPDALDERGDHPVVQVSFEDASAYAAWAGKRLPTEPELEYAARGGLDGARFAWGDEERPDGRVMANRWQGHFPYETDVPDGWAGTSPVMTYPANGYGLYDVAGNVWEWTTDYYTPRHLVPGAEDAAVDAGARPNLLAAASAEPGSRIPRRVLKGGSHLCSPEYCLRYRPAARSPQSDDTATSHIGFRCVRDAA, encoded by the coding sequence ATGGTGCGGGTGCCCGCGGGACGGTTCCGCATGGGCTCCGCCGAGTTCTACGCCGACGAGACGCCGGTGCACGAGCGCGAGGTCGCGGCGTTCGAGATCGACATCCACCCGGTGACGACCCGGCAGTTCGCCGCCTTCGTCGAGGACACCGGCTACGTCACCGTCGCCGAGCGTCCGCTCGACCCCGCCGAGTTCCCCGGCGCCGACCCGGCCGACCTCGTGCCCGGCGGCCTGGTCTTCACCCCGACGCCCGGCCCCGTCGACCTGCGCGATTGGCGTCAGTGGTGGCGATGGGGGGCCGGAGCGTCGTGGCGTCGCCCGTTCGGTGCCGACGGGCCCGACGCCCTCGACGAACGCGGCGATCACCCGGTCGTGCAGGTGAGCTTCGAGGATGCCTCCGCCTACGCCGCGTGGGCCGGGAAGCGGCTGCCGACGGAACCCGAGCTCGAGTACGCCGCCCGCGGCGGCCTCGACGGCGCGCGCTTCGCGTGGGGCGATGAGGAACGACCCGACGGCCGCGTCATGGCCAACCGGTGGCAGGGGCACTTCCCGTACGAGACCGACGTGCCCGACGGCTGGGCCGGCACCTCCCCCGTGATGACGTATCCGGCCAATGGCTACGGCCTGTACGACGTCGCCGGCAACGTCTGGGAGTGGACGACCGACTACTACACGCCCCGCCACCTCGTACCGGGTGCCGAAGACGCCGCGGTCGACGCGGGCGCCCGGCCGAATCTGCTCGCCGCCGCGTCGGCCGAGCCCGGCTCGCGGATCCCCCGCCGGGTGCTGAAGGGCGGGTCGCACCTCTGCTCGCCCGAGTACTGCCTCAGGTACCGGCCCGCGGCCCGCTCGCCGCAGTCCGACGACACGGCGACGAGCCACATCGGCTTCCGCTGCGTCCGCGACGCGGCCTGA
- a CDS encoding cytochrome c biogenesis protein ResB produces the protein MDSADPDDDGGAGGGGPGIAQPKLGFVGWLRFAWRQLTSMRTALLLLLLLAIAAVPGSLVPQRSSDPNGVTQYFQDNPDLAPVLDSFQMFDVYTSAWFSAVYLLLFVSLIGCIIPRTKHHLEALRARPPRTPVRLSRLAGYTERELSPGADAATAIEDAAKRLKGLGYRVERYELRGEASVSAERGYLRETGNLVFHTALLGVLVAVGIGGGFGFSGQRVLVEGQSFVNTLAAFDSFNPGRFFDGESLEPYRLTLDGLDAVYETQNANAIGQPIDFTARVTVDGEGDGEGAEERTVKVNEPLHTHGTDVYLLGNGYAPTITVRDPDGEVVFTDSVPFLPQDANLTSIGVVKVPDGLPEQLGMVGFLYPTQSTLETGAYTSTYPDLVYPVLTLNVYEGDLGIDGGTPTSVYALDTSEMTQLTGGQTGVDSVELMPGETADLPDGRGTVTFENASPDAAEGDYSESVKRFASFDIHRDPTQVWVLVFAIAILAGLLTSLFVPRRRIWVKAATRPDGRVVLEYAGLARGEDPGLDAAVRALADAHAGPVRADESADESPKPTT, from the coding sequence ATCGACTCCGCCGACCCCGACGACGACGGCGGCGCGGGCGGCGGCGGACCCGGCATCGCGCAGCCGAAGCTCGGTTTCGTCGGCTGGCTGCGCTTCGCCTGGCGGCAGCTCACGAGCATGCGCACCGCGCTGCTGCTGCTCCTGCTGCTCGCGATCGCCGCGGTGCCCGGCTCGCTCGTGCCGCAGCGCTCCAGCGACCCGAACGGCGTCACGCAGTACTTCCAGGACAACCCCGACCTCGCGCCGGTGCTCGACTCGTTCCAGATGTTCGACGTGTACACGTCGGCGTGGTTCTCCGCGGTGTACCTGCTGCTGTTCGTGTCGCTCATCGGCTGCATCATCCCGCGCACGAAGCACCACCTCGAGGCGCTTCGCGCCCGGCCGCCGCGCACGCCCGTCCGGCTCTCCCGGCTCGCCGGGTACACCGAGCGCGAGCTGTCCCCGGGCGCCGACGCGGCGACGGCGATCGAGGATGCCGCGAAGCGGCTGAAAGGGCTGGGGTACCGGGTCGAGCGGTACGAGCTGCGGGGCGAGGCATCCGTCTCCGCGGAACGCGGCTACCTGCGGGAGACCGGCAACCTCGTGTTCCACACGGCGCTCCTCGGCGTCCTCGTCGCCGTCGGCATCGGCGGCGGGTTCGGGTTCTCGGGCCAGCGGGTGCTCGTCGAGGGGCAGTCGTTCGTGAACACCCTCGCGGCGTTCGACTCGTTCAACCCCGGACGCTTCTTCGACGGCGAGAGTCTCGAGCCGTACCGGCTCACGCTCGACGGGCTCGACGCGGTGTACGAGACGCAGAACGCGAACGCCATCGGCCAGCCGATCGACTTCACCGCGCGGGTCACGGTCGACGGCGAGGGCGACGGCGAGGGCGCCGAGGAGCGCACGGTCAAGGTCAACGAGCCGCTCCACACGCACGGCACCGACGTGTACCTGCTCGGCAACGGGTACGCGCCGACCATCACCGTGCGCGATCCCGACGGGGAGGTGGTCTTCACCGACTCGGTGCCGTTCCTCCCGCAGGACGCGAACCTCACCTCGATCGGCGTGGTCAAGGTGCCCGACGGCCTGCCCGAGCAGCTCGGCATGGTGGGCTTCCTCTACCCGACGCAGAGCACGCTGGAGACCGGCGCCTACACGTCGACGTACCCCGACCTCGTCTACCCGGTGCTCACGCTCAACGTGTACGAGGGCGACCTCGGCATCGACGGCGGCACGCCCACCTCGGTGTACGCGCTCGACACGTCGGAGATGACGCAGCTCACAGGCGGGCAGACGGGCGTCGACTCCGTCGAGCTCATGCCGGGGGAGACCGCCGATCTGCCGGACGGACGAGGCACGGTCACCTTCGAGAACGCCTCGCCGGATGCCGCGGAGGGCGACTACTCCGAGAGCGTCAAGCGGTTCGCGTCGTTCGACATCCACCGCGACCCGACGCAGGTGTGGGTGCTCGTCTTCGCCATCGCGATCCTCGCGGGTCTCTTGACCTCGCTGTTCGTGCCGCGCCGCCGCATCTGGGTGAAGGCCGCGACGCGACCGGACGGCCGGGTCGTGCTCGAGTACGCCGGGCTGGCCCGCGGCGAGGACCCCGGCCTCGACGCCGCGGTGCGCGCCCTCGCCGACGCGCACGCTGGCCCGGTGCGCGCGGACGAATCCGCTGATGAATCCCCGAAACCCACGACGTAA
- a CDS encoding histidine phosphatase family protein, translating into MPAEQIHLVRHGEVFNPQGVLYGRLDGFGLSDLGRRMAQAAADDLAARNRPVVALAASPLQRTRQSAEPISEAFGVTASVDERLIEPENRFEGKRMGGRGSALRDVRNWAFLVNPWEPSWGEPFRHIATRMLAAMEDAWQAADGGDVVLVSHQLPIWMVHRRLAGESLAHDPRRRRCALSSITTFERRTLASGRGATATRFVEVGYRDPAAGLGARATDVGAV; encoded by the coding sequence GTGCCGGCCGAGCAGATCCATCTCGTGCGCCATGGCGAGGTGTTCAACCCCCAGGGCGTGCTCTACGGTCGGCTCGACGGCTTCGGGCTCTCCGACCTCGGTCGCCGGATGGCGCAGGCCGCTGCCGACGACCTGGCCGCCCGCAACCGTCCGGTCGTCGCCCTCGCCGCGTCGCCGTTGCAGCGGACCCGTCAGTCGGCTGAGCCGATCTCGGAGGCCTTCGGCGTGACCGCCTCGGTCGACGAGCGCCTCATCGAGCCCGAGAACCGGTTCGAGGGCAAGCGCATGGGCGGGCGCGGGTCGGCGCTCCGCGACGTGCGCAACTGGGCATTCCTCGTGAACCCCTGGGAGCCGAGTTGGGGCGAGCCGTTCCGGCACATCGCCACGCGCATGCTCGCCGCGATGGAGGACGCCTGGCAGGCCGCCGACGGCGGCGACGTGGTGCTCGTGAGCCACCAGCTGCCGATCTGGATGGTGCACCGGCGTCTCGCGGGCGAGTCGCTCGCGCACGATCCGCGCCGACGCCGATGCGCGCTGTCCAGCATCACCACGTTCGAACGCCGCACGCTCGCGAGCGGGCGCGGCGCGACCGCGACCCGCTTCGTGGAGGTCGGCTATCGCGATCCGGCGGCGGGCCTCGGCGCGCGCGCCACCGATGTGGGGGCGGTGTGA
- the aspS gene encoding aspartate--tRNA(Asn) ligase, giving the protein MTSRTLISDLAALPDGPVTVAGWVETVRDQKKVQFVILRDESGAAQLVNPATRELAEDAPADGPGSAAALELTEAISGLSHGSFVRVTGELKHDERVKLGGLEVKIGSLEVVSAALETPIAADSGLDKRMDWRFLDLRQPKQNLIFRVQTTFLHALRGVWVEKGLIEIQTPKLMASASESRAELFEVEYFETKAYLAQSPQFFKQMAQAAGFGGVFEVGPAFRADPSFTSRHATEFTSIDTEISWIESHEDVMALHEELLVAGFQAVADKHGDEIRELFGVEVVVPSRPFPRIPLAEAKQIVADRGYVVPRADADMDPEGERRISEYVKEELGHEFVFLTDYASSIRPFYHMRHEGDPGLTNSYDLIYNGVEISTGAQREHRVDVLVEQAKEKGLDPEELGFYLDFFRYGVPPHGGFGMGLARVLMLMLHEHSIRETTYLFRGPTRLLP; this is encoded by the coding sequence GTGACTTCACGCACCCTCATCTCGGACCTCGCCGCCCTGCCAGACGGCCCCGTCACCGTCGCCGGATGGGTCGAGACCGTCCGCGATCAGAAGAAGGTGCAGTTCGTCATCCTCCGCGACGAGTCCGGCGCCGCCCAGCTGGTGAACCCCGCGACCCGCGAACTCGCCGAGGATGCCCCGGCCGACGGGCCCGGCTCGGCCGCCGCGCTCGAGCTGACCGAGGCGATCTCCGGCCTCTCGCACGGCTCGTTCGTGCGGGTCACCGGCGAGCTGAAGCACGACGAGCGCGTGAAGCTCGGCGGCCTCGAGGTGAAGATCGGCTCGCTCGAGGTCGTCTCGGCCGCGCTCGAGACCCCGATCGCCGCCGACTCGGGGCTCGACAAGCGCATGGACTGGCGATTCCTCGACCTGCGTCAGCCGAAGCAGAACCTCATCTTCCGCGTGCAGACGACCTTCCTGCACGCCCTCCGCGGCGTCTGGGTCGAGAAGGGCCTCATCGAGATCCAGACGCCGAAGCTCATGGCCTCGGCCTCCGAGTCGCGCGCCGAGCTGTTCGAGGTCGAGTACTTCGAAACCAAGGCCTATCTCGCGCAGAGCCCGCAGTTCTTCAAGCAGATGGCGCAGGCCGCGGGCTTCGGCGGCGTGTTCGAGGTCGGCCCCGCGTTCCGCGCCGACCCCTCGTTCACGAGCCGGCATGCGACCGAGTTCACCTCGATCGACACCGAGATCAGTTGGATCGAGTCGCACGAAGACGTCATGGCTCTCCACGAGGAGCTCCTCGTCGCCGGCTTCCAGGCCGTGGCCGACAAGCACGGCGACGAGATCCGCGAGCTCTTCGGCGTCGAGGTCGTCGTGCCCAGCCGTCCGTTCCCGCGCATCCCGCTCGCCGAGGCGAAGCAGATCGTCGCCGACCGCGGCTACGTCGTGCCCCGCGCCGACGCCGACATGGACCCCGAGGGCGAGCGTCGCATCTCGGAGTACGTGAAGGAGGAGCTCGGGCACGAGTTCGTCTTCCTCACCGACTACGCCTCGAGCATCCGGCCGTTCTACCACATGCGCCACGAGGGCGACCCGGGTCTCACCAACTCGTACGACCTCATCTACAACGGCGTCGAGATCTCCACCGGCGCGCAGCGCGAGCACCGCGTCGACGTGCTCGTCGAGCAGGCGAAGGAGAAGGGGCTCGACCCCGAGGAGCTCGGGTTCTACCTCGACTTCTTCCGCTACGGCGTGCCGCCGCACGGCGGGTTCGGCATGGGCCTCGCCCGGGTGCTGATGCTCATGCTGCACGAGCACTCCATCCGCGAGACGACGTACCTCTTCCGCGGCCCCACGCGCCTGCTGCCGTAG
- a CDS encoding TlpA disulfide reductase family protein: MPRPQRRARIGARFASATAAGLAAVLLLAGCSSDPLAEQYREGSGKNYIAGDGSVAEFAADQRGEPVSFEGTTVDGGTFDSADSLGEVTVVNFWYAGCAPCRVEAPILQQVHEDFGDDVTFVGVNVRDQAGTARPFEEDFGITYPSILDVDEGRVQYAFAGKVPAAAVPTTLVLDQEGRVAARILGQIEDDSILSSIVGDLVAEGA; the protein is encoded by the coding sequence ATGCCTCGACCCCAGCGTCGCGCGCGTATCGGCGCCCGCTTCGCGTCGGCGACGGCGGCCGGTCTCGCGGCCGTCCTGCTCCTCGCAGGGTGCAGCTCCGACCCGCTCGCGGAGCAGTACCGCGAGGGCAGTGGCAAGAACTACATCGCCGGCGACGGCTCGGTCGCGGAGTTCGCGGCCGACCAGCGCGGCGAACCCGTCTCCTTCGAGGGGACCACGGTCGACGGCGGCACCTTCGACTCGGCCGACTCGCTCGGCGAGGTGACGGTCGTGAACTTCTGGTACGCCGGCTGCGCCCCGTGCCGCGTCGAGGCGCCGATCCTGCAGCAGGTGCACGAGGACTTCGGCGACGACGTGACCTTCGTGGGCGTCAACGTCCGCGACCAGGCGGGCACCGCCCGTCCGTTCGAGGAGGACTTCGGCATCACCTACCCGTCGATCCTCGACGTCGACGAGGGACGCGTGCAGTACGCGTTCGCCGGCAAGGTGCCGGCGGCTGCGGTGCCGACGACTCTCGTGCTCGATCAGGAGGGACGCGTCGCCGCGCGCATCCTCGGGCAGATCGAGGATGACTCGATCCTGTCCTCCATCGTGGGCGACCTCGTCGCCGAGGGCGCCTGA